The sequence AGCCCACTCTGACCGTGCGACCTGGTTTCCCAGTTCGCGTTCTCGTCAATCGTGACCTTATACTTGCGCCTTACAGAGGATAGGGATGCCCAAGCTTAGAATAGGAACACTGCCCGACGACAAGCCGGTCAAGGTCACCGCGGAGCTCCCGGCATCAGTGCATCGGGATCTCGTGGCCTATGCAGAGGCTGTGGCACGCGAAAACGGGCAGAGCATCGATCCAGTGAAGCTGATCGCGCCCATGCTGGCGCGATTCATGGCCACTGACCGTGGATTTGCAAAGGCAAGGCGAAGCGCTCATCCCCCGAGAGCCGGTGGAGGCGAGGGATAGCGCTCTGCCAGCAAATCGAGGAAACGCTTCAGGGCCGGGTTTTCGTTATCTTGCCGCCAATACGCATAGAAGCCGATGCGGCTCATGCCGGCGTCGTCGTGCAATTCACGGTAGACCAAACCAGCGAAGCTGGCTCCCACATCCGACTCCATGACGAGACCAATTCCAAGTCCCATACTGATCAGGCTCTTTATGATGCCCCGACTCACATCGTGACGTTCGATTGTTGGGCGATGCTCGTCGGTCACCAGCCTGGAGACCAACAGATCTTCGAGCTCGCTTCCAAGATCCTGCTCGCCCAAGAGCACCGTCTGGCTGCGAAGATCTGTCCAGTAGATGACTTGACGCGTAGCCAGAGGATGATCGTTTGGAACCAAAGCTAGTGCACGCTCGCTCCAGACTGGCAGTGTCTTGACATCGGACAGCGGTCTTCGCCCCGGAACGATGGTTATGTCGAGAGTACCGTTCCTGAGAGCGCTCATTAGAAGAGGGCGTGGCCGCTCGATAGTCGCGAGCTCGACCAGGGGCAATCTCTTCTTAAAATCGATCATGGTTGCCCTCAGGTTTCCCGCTGAAATGGACGTGCAAAACCCCACTGAGAGACGTCCAGCTTCGCCGCGACCGCTGGATCGAGCGGTCGCAAGTATCGCGTCGACTTGCTCTAGAATTGTTCGCGATATCCGTAGGACGCTCTGACCTGCAACGGTAGGCACAACTCCTGCATTGGAGCGCGCAAATAATGTCGCTCCGACCAGATGTTCTAACTGGCTGATCAAGCGGCTTAACACGGAATGTCGGACCACCAGAAGCTCCGATGCTTGCCGAAAGCTTCCGCATTCTGCGGCAGCTATCGCGGCCCGCAAGTGACGCAACTCGATCCGGGTAGCTTGCGAAGAAGGAGTCATTTGAAGCTTCCTGATGCTGGGATCTGACAGTCGAACATTCGAAACGGCGTGCATTTTTATGCGGCTTTCACTGCAGGTTCCCAAAGTATCGGAGACTGCAGGTTTCCAGCAGTTCGTACCTGTGTTAGGCATTCCGAGGAGACCGCAAGATACCCAGCAACTGCCTCAGTGTTTCCAAATCTTCTTGGCTGGCCTGTTCGGCGTAGGGGCCATCCCGCACGGCGTAAGAGGCGCTCCATGCGGCTGTCCGTGACGGTCACAATATCCGTTAGATGTCGCGATAGACCGAATTCGATCATGCCAGCGAAGAGCTCGTAAGTTGCGTTGGTCATTCCACGAATTGTGCTGCGCGCATCATTGGCAACGTCGAGTGCGAAACGGCTACTTTCCCAGACCGATGGAGTTGCTTGGAATGACTTCCCATCCAGCAAGGCGGGGAAGATATCTCGCAACATCGTCGGTCCCGTAGACGGAAGCATTCGAACGCAACCTTGAATACGGGAGTCGCTTGCTCGCTGAATTAGGTAAATGGGATGGAGTGCATCGAATTCGTCTATCTCCATATCGCCGCTGATTTGGACGTCCCATTGGAGGCGTTCTTTGAATACCCGGTACCGAAGCCGATGCATTTCGGCGATCTCATAGGCGAGAGCCCCGTAGTATTCTGACGTTATGACCTGCATCATGATGTGCCTCCAAAGACGACAATAGTCTATTGAAGGACAAGCTTCGTGGGCCTACAGCCTCCTCAACTAAGGAGGGGGCTAACGTCAGGCTCATGCTTCAGGTGCTCGACCTCGCTGAAGCAAGACGCGCGACTGCCTGAATTGTTGATCTAACACCGAGCTTTGCCTTGGCATTTTCGAGATGGAATGCCACCGTATGACGCGAGATTCCCATGATGCGTCCAGTTTCCCAGGCCGATTTCCCCTCAGCAGCCCATTTGAGACATTCAACCTCTCGCGGCGAAAGATTAACGCCGTCTATCCGGTTATCGAATGCGATCTTGCGCTGGGCGTGAGCATGAAAGAAAATCGCCATGAGCTGCAGGACGAGTGCATGATCGTCGATTGTGCGCTCGAAAGTGGACCGACGCTCATCGGCAGCAAAGGTAACCGCGGCAATGGCTCCGCTGCTATCATGGATGGGAATTGTGAACCCGCAGCGAATACCAAAGCGAGCCGCTTCCTCGAATAATAGACGCTCCGAGTCCGAACTCGCTGCCAATCCTACTCCGAGGCCCCAACGAAACGGACCTGGATGACGGGTCGCTTGAACAATTACTGGATCGATCCGCTCATATTGCCTTTGTAAATATAAGGACGTCCAAGTTGAAGGATAGTTTGAAATTAGCAGAGGCAGCGCGCCGGGAGCGCGCGGCAGAGAAAGGTAGGCGAAGCAGCAGAGATTCAGCGCCGCAGCAGTTTCGGCCAATCCGTCTCCGAGATCGTTGGGATCCCTACTTTCGACGAGACGATCGACAAACGTTTGAAAGACAAGCCGCACGGTACTGTGTCTCGCTTTTATCTTAGGCCACTGGTCTTGCCTGTCGGCTCAGCCGCAGCATCCGAAAAGCCGCCGCGCAATGCGGCCTCGGCTCCTTCCGTTCCGATGCACGAGACAGCCGCTGCTTTGGAGGCCCGCTGATTGAAGCGTGATCACGCCCAGGGAAACCTACTCGGGCTGCACCGTCGCCCTCACAGACGCGGAATATGCGCGTCAGACCTTGCACCTGAGCTTGGGCTGCAGCGCGAATGACCTCCCGTCAAAGCCGGCATACCCGAGGTCACTTAAAGTCAGAAGGAACCGTCGCATTCGAGAAGCCTTTCGCGTCTTGCGCACTTACAAGCGAATCAATAAACCGCTGGAAAACGCGATGCATCTGCGCCTGCGCAGTAGTGCGGCCGAATCTTCCCTGATCGGACTCCTCTGAGAAAGGTTGCGACTCTCCCCCCAAAGTTAAGCCGAAGCGCCGGATACTCCGAAGTTGATGAAGCCAATGTACAGAAGCGTAGCCGATCAAGGCTTGTAGGGATGCGACATGCCAATTGCTGCTGTTGATATCGGCGATCAGCTGGCCAGAGTCGGGTGTCGACGACGCAATGGGCCCCCTCACGGACGTGTTGCGGGGCGAAGTGCAGCCCCTCAACGATCACGCCGGCGACCTCGCGCTCCGGTTCACAACTCGCAATATGCACTATCCTAGAGTTGCGCATTCTACTCTTCCAGTTCGTTCCCGCCAATCGGGGCCGCCCCTACGGTCAGAAGTGTGAAGCCTTGAGAAAGGCGGCTGTTTCCGGCTGCTGTGGACACTCAAAGATCTGTTGCGGCGTCCCGATCTCATGGACCAAGCCTCCGCGAAAGAAAGCGACTCGGTCGGATACCTCTCGCGCAAACCGCATTTCATGCGTGACGCAGATCATCGTCATGCCCTCCTTGGACAGCATGCGCATTGTATCGAGCACTTCACCGACGAGTTGCGGGTCAAGTGCCGACGTGACTTCGTCGAACAGCATATAGTCGGGAGACATCGCGAGCGCCCGAGCGATCGCCATTCGCTGTTGCTGTCCTCCCGATAGGCGAGATGGAAACACCTTGAGCTTGTCGTGGAGGCCGACATGCCGAAGCTGTTCGACAGCGATTGCCTCTGCCTCCAGCCGGGTCTTCCCGAGCACCTTGCGCAGAGCCAACATGACGTTTTCGATCACGGTCAGGTGAGGGAAGGCGTTCCATTGCTGGAAGACGATACCGATCTTGCGACGCAGCTCGTTGAGATCGGTCGTTGCGGCATGAACATCCACGCCATCGACAATGATGTTGCCGGACTGAATGGGCTCGAGGCCGTTAATGCACATCAACAACGTCGACTTTCCGGAGCCGGAGCCACCGATCAGCGACAGAACCTCTCCTTTATTGACCGTGAGGTTAATTCCTTTGAGCACCTCAAGGGAGCCGAACGACTTACGCACATCCTTGATATCAATCATTGCATCTGCCACTTTCTCTCGAGATATCCGCCGACGCGCGCAATCGGGAAGCTCATTGCGAAGTAGATGAGGCCGGCGATCGCTAATACGAGCAGCGGCTCTTGGGTCCGAGTGACGATTGTTTGCGAGGTTCGAAGAAGCTCGGCGATCCCGATCCAGAGGACCAGGGCCGTGTCCTTCATCACAGCCAGGACCAAGCCGATCCAACTCGGAAGCATGACTCGTGTTGCAATCGGAAGCACGATCGACATCAGGTCCTGGCACCTCGTGAGGCCGAGCGAGCGAGCGGCACGGCGCGTCGTTTGCGGCACGGCCAGGACACCGCTTCTGACGATCTCAGCGCAATAAGCTGCCGTGTATATCGCGAGCGTTATGCAAGCGATTTTAAAGGGCGGTAGTCCGAATTTCGCGATCGAGCTGAACGAATTGATCAGGACAAGCTGGATCAGCAGCGGCACCGATCGAAAGATCTCCAGGAAAGCGCCGAGTACGATTTGGACCCAACGCGCAGCGCTGGCACGCACGACGCCGAAGACGAGCCCGAGAATGGTTCCGCCGAGGACGGCCCAGAATGTGATCGCAAGCGTCACACCTGCGCCCTGCAGCATGAGCAGCACATCATTCCATGACAGAGAGCCCTGAAACACGACGCTCTCCCTCAGTACCGAAATAGCCGTACGGCCATCAGACCCGCCGAAAATGTGAACGTCTTGGCGACAAGCAGGTATAGAACCGCTGCTGCTAGGAAATATTCGAACGTGCGGAATGTGCGCACATTCAGTTCCTGCGTCACGCCGGTCAGATCGGACGTGAGGCCAACGACCACGCCC comes from Bradyrhizobium diazoefficiens and encodes:
- a CDS encoding DUF2274 domain-containing protein; this encodes MPKLRIGTLPDDKPVKVTAELPASVHRDLVAYAEAVARENGQSIDPVKLIAPMLARFMATDRGFAKARRSAHPPRAGGGEG
- a CDS encoding LysR family transcriptional regulator; its protein translation is MPNTGTNCWKPAVSDTLGTCSESRIKMHAVSNVRLSDPSIRKLQMTPSSQATRIELRHLRAAIAAAECGSFRQASELLVVRHSVLSRLISQLEHLVGATLFARSNAGVVPTVAGQSVLRISRTILEQVDAILATARSSGRGEAGRLSVGFCTSISAGNLRATMIDFKKRLPLVELATIERPRPLLMSALRNGTLDITIVPGRRPLSDVKTLPVWSERALALVPNDHPLATRQVIYWTDLRSQTVLLGEQDLGSELEDLLVSRLVTDEHRPTIERHDVSRGIIKSLISMGLGIGLVMESDVGASFAGLVYRELHDDAGMSRIGFYAYWRQDNENPALKRFLDLLAERYPSPPPALGG
- a CDS encoding acyl-homoserine-lactone synthase, with amino-acid sequence MMQVITSEYYGALAYEIAEMHRLRYRVFKERLQWDVQISGDMEIDEFDALHPIYLIQRASDSRIQGCVRMLPSTGPTMLRDIFPALLDGKSFQATPSVWESSRFALDVANDARSTIRGMTNATYELFAGMIEFGLSRHLTDIVTVTDSRMERLLRRAGWPLRRTGQPRRFGNTEAVAGYLAVSSECLTQVRTAGNLQSPILWEPAVKAA
- a CDS encoding helix-turn-helix transcriptional regulator produces the protein MRLVFQTFVDRLVESRDPNDLGDGLAETAAALNLCCFAYLSLPRAPGALPLLISNYPSTWTSLYLQRQYERIDPVIVQATRHPGPFRWGLGVGLAASSDSERLLFEEAARFGIRCGFTIPIHDSSGAIAAVTFAADERRSTFERTIDDHALVLQLMAIFFHAHAQRKIAFDNRIDGVNLSPREVECLKWAAEGKSAWETGRIMGISRHTVAFHLENAKAKLGVRSTIQAVARLASARSST
- a CDS encoding amino acid ABC transporter ATP-binding protein; its protein translation is MIDIKDVRKSFGSLEVLKGINLTVNKGEVLSLIGGSGSGKSTLLMCINGLEPIQSGNIIVDGVDVHAATTDLNELRRKIGIVFQQWNAFPHLTVIENVMLALRKVLGKTRLEAEAIAVEQLRHVGLHDKLKVFPSRLSGGQQQRMAIARALAMSPDYMLFDEVTSALDPQLVGEVLDTMRMLSKEGMTMICVTHEMRFAREVSDRVAFFRGGLVHEIGTPQQIFECPQQPETAAFLKASHF
- a CDS encoding amino acid ABC transporter permease, yielding MFQGSLSWNDVLLMLQGAGVTLAITFWAVLGGTILGLVFGVVRASAARWVQIVLGAFLEIFRSVPLLIQLVLINSFSSIAKFGLPPFKIACITLAIYTAAYCAEIVRSGVLAVPQTTRRAARSLGLTRCQDLMSIVLPIATRVMLPSWIGLVLAVMKDTALVLWIGIAELLRTSQTIVTRTQEPLLVLAIAGLIYFAMSFPIARVGGYLERKWQMQ